A DNA window from Hordeum vulgare subsp. vulgare chromosome 1H, MorexV3_pseudomolecules_assembly, whole genome shotgun sequence contains the following coding sequences:
- the LOC123448539 gene encoding uncharacterized protein LOC123448539: protein MAALGSKLAQLQAKACEATRFAARHGCAYHKTLMEKNKQFVVQPPTVEKCQELSKQLFYTRIASIPGRCEAFWKEVDQVKQLWRNRSDLNVEHAGIAALFGLELYGWFCVGEIAGRGFTLTGYSV, encoded by the exons ATGGCGGCGCTGGGGTCCAAGCTGGCGCAGCTGCAGGCCAAGGCCTGCGAGGCGACGCGGTTCGCGGCCAGGCACGGCTGCGCCTACCACAAGACCCTCATGGAGAAGAACAAGCAGTTCGTCGTGCAGCCGCCCACCGTCGAGAAGTGCCAGGAGCTCTCCAAGCAGCTCTTCTACACCCGCATCGCCAG CATCCCTGGCCGCTGCGAAGCATTCTGGAAGGAGGTGGACCAAGTGAAGCAGCTGTGGAGAAACAGGAGCGATCTGAACGTGGAGCACGCGGGCATCGCTGCGCTGTTCGGCCTCGAGCTCTACGGATGGTTCTGCGTCGGTGAGATCGCCGGCAGGGGTTTCACCTTAACTGGCTACAGCGTCTGA